The Methanobacterium sp. BAmetb5 genome includes a region encoding these proteins:
- a CDS encoding 50S ribosomal protein L14: MKAITSKVSKSLPIGARLQCVDNTGAREVEIVSVKGYKGVRRRLGSAGVGDMVVITVKKGTVDMRREVTTAVVVRQKKEFRRADGLRVKFEDNAAVIVSPEGVLKGSEIRGPVAKEAADRWPSVGSAASIIV; this comes from the coding sequence ATGAAAGCCATCACATCCAAAGTTAGCAAATCACTACCCATAGGCGCCCGCCTGCAATGCGTGGACAATACAGGAGCCCGTGAAGTGGAAATAGTATCAGTAAAAGGATACAAAGGTGTCCGACGAAGGCTCGGCAGTGCTGGTGTAGGGGATATGGTGGTTATCACCGTTAAAAAAGGAACTGTGGACATGCGTCGTGAAGTCACCACCGCAGTAGTGGTACGACAGAAAAAAGAATTCCGCAGGGCAGACGGACTCCGAGTAAAATTCGAGGACAATGCAGCTGTAATAGTAAGTCCCGAAGGAGTGCTGAAAGGTTCTGAAATAAGGGGACCAGTGGCCAAGGAAGCTGCTGACAGATGGCCCTCAGTGGGAAGTGCTGCCAGCATTATCGTGTAG
- the rplX gene encoding 50S ribosomal protein L24, giving the protein MSKQPRKQRKFRYQAPLHIRHKMMSVNLSPELREEHNTRSLPVRKGDTVKVRRGDFKDHEGKVEGIDLKHYRVMIEGLNVQKPDGNQVYHPVHPSNLMIVDMDLDDDERNEILERKG; this is encoded by the coding sequence ATGTCTAAACAACCAAGAAAACAGAGGAAATTCCGTTACCAGGCACCATTACACATCCGACACAAAATGATGAGTGTCAACCTCAGCCCAGAACTACGGGAAGAACACAACACACGCTCACTACCAGTACGGAAAGGAGACACTGTAAAAGTCCGAAGAGGTGACTTCAAAGATCACGAAGGTAAAGTGGAAGGCATTGACCTCAAACACTACCGGGTCATGATCGAAGGTCTCAACGTGCAAAAACCTGACGGAAATCAAGTTTACCATCCAGTACACCCATCCAACCTCATGATTGTGGATATGGATCTGGATGATGATGAAAGAAACGAAATATTAGAGAGGAAGGGATAA
- a CDS encoding 30S ribosomal protein S4e: protein MAIMGSRKHLKRFKSPEHWPIHPKEFTWTVKPSPGPHAIEGSLPLLVIVRDILQIADNAREARIIINNGEILVDGRVRKDYKFPVGFMDVIQLPKAGKAYRVLPDEQGRLVLHPIEEGNTEFKLCRVQDKVTIKGGKTQLNFHDGRNCLTDGDYKTGDVIVLNIPDQEIKDSIKFEDGTIGLITGGKHIGEKGTVKQINITRSSMPNTVVIETDGNSFQTLKDYVFVLGKDKPMISLPGGN, encoded by the coding sequence ATGGCCATAATGGGATCAAGAAAACATTTAAAACGGTTTAAATCACCCGAACACTGGCCCATCCACCCTAAAGAATTTACGTGGACGGTGAAACCCAGTCCCGGGCCTCACGCCATAGAAGGATCATTACCACTCCTAGTCATAGTTCGTGATATACTCCAGATTGCTGACAACGCCCGTGAAGCCAGGATCATCATCAACAATGGTGAAATATTGGTAGACGGCCGAGTTCGCAAGGATTATAAATTCCCAGTGGGATTCATGGACGTAATCCAATTACCAAAAGCTGGAAAAGCATACCGGGTACTACCGGATGAACAGGGCAGACTGGTGCTCCACCCTATAGAAGAGGGAAACACCGAATTCAAACTATGCCGTGTCCAGGACAAAGTAACCATCAAGGGAGGTAAAACACAGTTAAACTTCCACGACGGAAGAAACTGCCTCACTGATGGGGATTACAAGACTGGTGATGTTATAGTACTTAACATACCAGACCAAGAGATCAAAGACAGTATCAAATTCGAAGATGGAACTATCGGACTTATCACCGGTGGTAAACACATTGGAGAAAAGGGAACAGTTAAACAGATCAACATAACCCGCAGCTCCATGCCCAACACCGTGGTAATTGAAACCGATGGAAACTCATTCCAGACCCTGAAGGACTACGTCTTTGTACTGGGTAAAGACAAACCAATGATCTCACTACCCGGAGGAAACTAA
- a CDS encoding 50S ribosomal protein L5 translates to MNPMQQVRIAKATVNIGVGEAGERLARAEKLLESISNQKPVRTTSKVTNPEFGIRKGQPIACKVTLRGAQADETVKLILSGIDYKIKPRQFDSQGNLSFGIREHIDIPGMRYDPDIGIFGMNVNITFEKPGYRIKRRKIQRKHIPQKHQVTTEETMEYMKENFQIQLVSDKEE, encoded by the coding sequence ATGAACCCTATGCAACAGGTACGCATAGCCAAAGCTACAGTCAACATTGGTGTGGGAGAAGCTGGAGAAAGGCTGGCCAGAGCAGAAAAGCTCCTGGAAAGCATTAGCAACCAGAAACCAGTGCGAACTACATCCAAGGTGACTAACCCTGAGTTCGGAATTAGAAAGGGTCAACCCATAGCCTGCAAAGTAACCCTACGGGGTGCACAGGCTGATGAAACTGTGAAACTTATTCTTTCTGGAATTGACTACAAAATCAAACCACGACAGTTTGATAGTCAGGGAAACCTGTCCTTTGGAATTAGGGAACATATTGATATTCCTGGAATGCGCTACGACCCGGATATTGGAATATTCGGGATGAACGTTAACATTACCTTTGAAAAGCCTGGATACAGGATAAAAAGAAGGAAAATCCAACGGAAGCACATTCCTCAAAAGCACCAGGTCACCACCGAGGAGACCATGGAATACATGAAGGAAAATTTCCAGATACAATTGGTATCTGATAAAGAGGAATAG
- a CDS encoding 30S ribosomal protein S14 produces the protein MIILPRKYGKASRKCRRCGDHSALVRRYGLMLCRQCFRELAPKIGFKKFN, from the coding sequence GTGATAATTTTGCCCAGAAAATACGGAAAGGCATCCAGGAAATGTAGAAGATGCGGAGATCACTCTGCATTAGTTCGAAGATACGGACTCATGCTCTGCAGGCAATGTTTCCGGGAACTCGCCCCTAAAATAGGATTTAAGAAATTTAACTAG
- a CDS encoding 30S ribosomal protein S8: MTLMDPLADALTNMRNNEMQGNNKCTISPASKMIGQVLRTMQKEGYIGEFEYVDDDKAGMFTVELEGNINKCGVIKPRHAVKKDEFEKFEKRYLPSKNFGIMIVTTPEGIMTHHEAKERGIGGRLLVYVY; the protein is encoded by the coding sequence ATGACTCTTATGGATCCTCTGGCCGACGCCCTGACCAACATGCGGAACAACGAGATGCAGGGAAACAACAAATGTACCATATCTCCTGCATCCAAAATGATCGGGCAGGTCCTGAGGACTATGCAAAAAGAAGGTTACATTGGTGAATTTGAATATGTTGACGATGATAAAGCAGGCATGTTCACCGTGGAACTAGAGGGAAATATAAACAAGTGCGGTGTGATAAAGCCCAGGCACGCCGTGAAAAAAGATGAATTCGAAAAATTCGAAAAACGATACTTACCATCCAAAAACTTCGGGATCATGATTGTAACAACCCCGGAAGGGATAATGACCCACCACGAAGCTAAAGAACGTGGTATTGGTGGTAGGTTACTGGTATACGTTTACTAA
- a CDS encoding 50S ribosomal protein L6, protein MALAAVLREEIPVPEGVDVTIDQAVTVKGPKGELSRRFKQGNITLKLDDGLVILETRFPKKKDKAMLGTIKSHITNMIIGLTEGFTYKMKIVYAHFPMTVKAAKDKVLIENFLGERHPRTAKIVGSAQVKVQGDEVIVTGVNKEDVGQTMANLEQATKIKGRDPRVFQDGIYLVAKE, encoded by the coding sequence ATGGCTTTAGCAGCGGTTTTAAGGGAAGAAATCCCCGTCCCAGAAGGCGTGGATGTCACCATAGACCAGGCAGTAACAGTTAAAGGACCCAAAGGAGAACTTTCACGCAGGTTCAAACAGGGAAACATCACCCTGAAACTGGATGATGGTCTGGTAATACTGGAAACTCGATTCCCTAAAAAGAAAGATAAGGCTATGCTGGGCACCATCAAATCCCACATAACCAACATGATCATCGGATTAACCGAAGGATTCACCTACAAGATGAAAATAGTTTACGCTCACTTTCCCATGACTGTGAAAGCAGCCAAGGATAAAGTTCTCATTGAAAACTTCCTAGGGGAAAGACACCCTCGTACTGCCAAAATAGTGGGCAGTGCACAGGTTAAGGTTCAGGGTGACGAAGTTATCGTTACCGGTGTAAACAAGGAAGACGTGGGCCAGACCATGGCCAACCTTGAACAGGCAACAAAAATCAAGGGAAGAGACCCCAGGGTGTTCCAGGACGGAATATACCTGGTGGCTAAGGAGTGA
- a CDS encoding 50S ribosomal protein L32e has product MRKPKFRRQEWHRYKKLGQKWRKTRGKTSKTRRYEGRKPAMPTIGYCSPKATKGLHPSGYQDVLVCNLNELEKLDPATQAGRISSTVGFKKREVMLQKAKELGIKVLN; this is encoded by the coding sequence ATGAGGAAACCAAAATTCAGGAGACAGGAATGGCACCGGTACAAAAAGCTGGGCCAAAAATGGAGGAAAACCAGGGGTAAAACCAGTAAAACCAGAAGGTACGAAGGTCGAAAACCGGCCATGCCCACCATTGGTTACTGCTCACCCAAAGCCACCAAAGGACTACATCCATCCGGATACCAGGATGTCCTGGTGTGCAACCTTAACGAACTGGAAAAACTGGATCCAGCCACCCAGGCTGGCAGAATCAGTTCTACCGTAGGATTTAAGAAAAGGGAAGTAATGCTCCAGAAAGCCAAGGAGCTAGGAATCAAAGTTTTAAACTAA
- a CDS encoding 50S ribosomal protein L19e — protein sequence MNLTTQKRLAADLLKVGVNRVWIDPNNLEEVSRAITREGVNKLIQDGYIKARPKKGISSYRSKKIAQQKKKGRRKGRGSIKGAKGARNPKKAAWMTTIRALRKDLKDMRDEREINRTTYRKLYRMAKGGAFRSKSYMKTYARDHDLLR from the coding sequence ATGAATCTTACTACTCAGAAGAGACTAGCTGCAGACCTACTGAAAGTAGGTGTGAACCGGGTCTGGATAGACCCCAATAACCTGGAAGAAGTTTCCAGGGCAATAACCAGGGAAGGAGTTAACAAACTCATCCAGGACGGGTACATTAAAGCACGACCCAAAAAGGGAATCAGCAGTTACCGATCAAAAAAGATAGCACAACAGAAGAAAAAAGGAAGAAGAAAAGGTAGAGGAAGTATCAAAGGAGCTAAAGGGGCAAGAAACCCTAAGAAAGCAGCCTGGATGACCACCATCAGGGCTCTCCGAAAAGACCTCAAGGACATGAGGGATGAGCGAGAAATTAACCGCACCACCTACCGTAAGCTATACCGAATGGCTAAAGGTGGAGCATTCCGTAGTAAATCCTACATGAAAACCTACGCCAGGGACCACGACCTTTTAAGATAA
- a CDS encoding 50S ribosomal protein L18, with protein sequence MAQGSRYKLAFKRRREGKTNYGARLKLIGLDKHRLVVRVTGNHTIAQIIDVQLEGDQTLVSAHSQELKNMGWLASGKNTSAAYLTGFLCGKKAVKEGITEAVLDMGLATSTKGSRVYAALKGALDAGLDLPHNDVILPGEDRITGEHIAQYAESLDKAEMEKKFSQYIQRGLSPQDLPDHFQSIKEKIEKEVS encoded by the coding sequence ATGGCACAAGGATCAAGATATAAATTAGCATTTAAACGTAGAAGAGAAGGAAAAACAAACTACGGGGCACGATTAAAATTAATCGGATTGGACAAACATCGTCTGGTAGTTCGAGTTACTGGTAATCACACCATAGCCCAGATAATTGATGTTCAGCTGGAAGGAGACCAGACCCTGGTTTCAGCCCACTCCCAGGAATTAAAAAACATGGGATGGTTAGCCAGTGGTAAAAACACCTCTGCAGCTTACCTCACTGGATTCCTGTGTGGTAAAAAAGCAGTCAAAGAAGGTATTACTGAAGCAGTACTGGACATGGGACTGGCAACTTCCACCAAGGGATCCCGGGTGTACGCTGCACTCAAGGGAGCACTGGACGCCGGTCTGGACTTACCTCACAACGATGTTATCCTACCTGGAGAAGACCGAATCACCGGAGAACACATAGCCCAGTACGCTGAATCATTAGATAAAGCAGAAATGGAGAAAAAGTTCTCCCAGTACATCCAGCGGGGACTATCCCCCCAGGATTTACCTGATCACTTTCAAAGTATCAAGGAAAAGATCGAAAAAGAGGTATCATAA
- the rpsE gene encoding 30S ribosomal protein S5 gives MNDYNAEEWEPKTNLGRMVKDGQITSIDEIFDRGLPIMELEIVDSLLPDLEEEVMDVNLVQRMHKSGRKVNFRVIVAVGNKNGYVGLGQGKAKEVGPAIRKAVDNAKYNIIKVRRGCGDWGCVCGREHTVPFKVEGKKGSVRVTLIPAPGGVGLAIGNVGKTILGLAGIDDVWSQTRGQTQTTINFAGAVFDALKKLSMVKAPTKDLKKLGVCVE, from the coding sequence ATGAATGATTACAACGCCGAAGAATGGGAACCCAAAACCAATCTGGGTCGCATGGTGAAGGATGGTCAGATCACATCCATCGATGAGATCTTCGACCGAGGCCTGCCCATCATGGAACTGGAAATTGTGGATTCCCTACTCCCAGACCTCGAAGAAGAGGTCATGGATGTTAACTTGGTGCAGAGAATGCATAAATCAGGACGTAAAGTTAACTTCCGGGTTATAGTAGCCGTGGGAAACAAAAACGGTTACGTGGGATTGGGACAGGGTAAAGCCAAAGAAGTAGGCCCTGCCATTAGAAAAGCAGTAGATAACGCCAAATACAACATCATAAAGGTCCGCCGAGGATGCGGGGACTGGGGATGTGTTTGCGGACGAGAACACACCGTACCATTCAAAGTAGAAGGTAAAAAAGGCAGTGTCCGTGTAACCCTCATACCTGCCCCTGGAGGAGTAGGATTGGCCATAGGAAACGTGGGTAAAACCATCCTGGGACTGGCTGGTATCGACGATGTCTGGTCTCAGACCCGAGGACAAACCCAGACCACCATCAACTTTGCCGGTGCAGTGTTCGATGCACTTAAAAAGTTAAGCATGGTAAAAGCACCCACCAAGGACCTCAAAAAACTGGGCGTCTGTGTGGAGTAA
- a CDS encoding 50S ribosomal protein L30 — MFIALRVRGRTGIKGEIADTLDMLRLTRINHAVLVPETPSYLGMLRKGKDYITWGEIDQETLTSIIEKRGRFPGRGRFTTEGLTGDYASAEELAEAILKEETTLDEVGLKPVFRLHPPRKGYNHIRKSFREGGTLGYRGEEISQLVKKMI; from the coding sequence ATGTTCATAGCACTACGAGTAAGGGGACGCACTGGAATCAAGGGCGAAATAGCAGACACCCTGGACATGCTCCGCCTTACCAGAATAAACCACGCAGTCCTGGTCCCTGAAACACCCAGTTATCTGGGAATGCTCAGGAAAGGAAAGGACTACATAACCTGGGGTGAAATAGACCAGGAAACATTAACCAGCATCATTGAAAAACGGGGAAGATTCCCCGGAAGGGGAAGGTTCACTACTGAAGGTCTCACTGGAGACTATGCCTCAGCAGAGGAACTGGCCGAGGCCATACTCAAGGAAGAAACCACCCTAGATGAAGTTGGTCTGAAGCCTGTTTTCAGATTACACCCACCAAGAAAGGGTTACAACCACATTAGAAAAAGTTTCAGAGAAGGAGGAACACTGGGTTACCGGGGAGAAGAAATATCCCAACTCGTTAAAAAGATGATTTAA
- a CDS encoding uL15 family ribosomal protein, whose amino-acid sequence MIRKTRKIRKLRGSRSIGGGCTKKRRGAGHRGGRGKAGGHKHMWTWVVKFDPDRYGKHGFKRPQKTINRFRTVNLDYLNDNAEKLVERELAQKEGDTIIIDVTQLGYDKVLGKGKLSRSLTIKAPHFSASAARKIEDNGGEAISL is encoded by the coding sequence ATGATAAGAAAAACCCGCAAAATAAGGAAACTGCGAGGATCCCGTTCAATAGGTGGTGGCTGTACCAAAAAAAGGAGAGGTGCTGGTCACCGCGGTGGAAGAGGAAAAGCAGGAGGCCACAAACATATGTGGACCTGGGTAGTTAAATTCGACCCAGACCGATATGGTAAACACGGTTTCAAAAGACCACAAAAAACCATTAACCGATTCCGCACGGTGAACCTGGATTATCTGAATGATAATGCCGAAAAACTGGTTGAAAGGGAACTGGCCCAGAAAGAAGGGGACACCATCATCATCGATGTCACCCAGTTAGGTTACGATAAAGTACTGGGCAAAGGAAAACTATCCCGATCTCTAACCATTAAAGCACCACACTTCTCAGCAAGTGCCGCTCGAAAAATCGAAGATAATGGTGGAGAAGCAATCAGTTTATAA
- the secY gene encoding preprotein translocase subunit SecY: MLKEALLPLFSYLPQVKSPTYRVGFKEKIKWTGVILILYFILSQIPLFGLSATSVDQFAQLRAVMAGSFGSIITLGIGPIVSASIILQLLVGGKILNLDLSQHEDKAFFQGLQKLLAVVFTLFEGGVLVLTGSLSASSPELVWLMILQITIGGILIIFLDEVVSKWGFGSGVGLFIAAGVSAQIITGSLNPLATSTSPGVPSGIIPQFIYLLTTSQPDFSLLIPIISLVVVFLVVVYAESMRVEIPLSFGGVKGARGKYPLKFIYASNMPVILTSALLLNVQLFAAVFQKIGFPILGNVSNGQAVSGIAYYLTTPSLSTVFTNPLGVLFYAVVFIGSCILFAWLWVELSGIGPKQVAKQLHGMGMQIPGFRSSRTQFERILKKYIPTITILGGAFVGLLAFGADLTGALGGGTGVLLTVGIVYKLYEEIAQEQLMDMHPMLRKFLGD; encoded by the coding sequence TTGTTGAAGGAAGCTCTTCTGCCCCTATTCTCATACTTACCCCAGGTGAAATCACCAACATACCGGGTGGGCTTTAAGGAAAAAATAAAGTGGACCGGGGTAATTCTGATACTCTACTTTATATTAAGTCAGATACCACTATTCGGCCTTAGCGCAACATCTGTTGACCAGTTCGCCCAGTTAAGGGCGGTCATGGCCGGTAGTTTCGGTTCCATCATAACCCTGGGTATTGGACCCATAGTATCAGCGTCCATCATACTCCAGCTCCTGGTGGGAGGTAAGATCCTCAACCTGGATCTTTCCCAGCACGAAGACAAGGCTTTCTTCCAAGGATTACAGAAACTCCTGGCAGTGGTATTCACCCTCTTTGAGGGAGGAGTACTGGTTCTCACCGGTTCACTTTCAGCATCATCTCCTGAACTAGTATGGTTGATGATACTGCAGATCACCATTGGTGGAATACTCATCATCTTCCTGGATGAAGTGGTCTCCAAATGGGGATTTGGAAGTGGAGTAGGACTGTTCATTGCCGCCGGAGTATCGGCCCAGATAATCACCGGGTCACTGAACCCCCTGGCCACATCAACTTCCCCCGGAGTTCCCTCGGGAATAATACCCCAGTTCATATACCTGTTAACCACCAGCCAACCAGACTTCAGCTTACTGATACCAATCATTTCCCTGGTAGTAGTGTTCCTGGTGGTAGTATATGCCGAGAGCATGCGCGTGGAAATACCATTATCCTTTGGAGGGGTAAAGGGGGCCCGGGGTAAATACCCCCTGAAATTTATATATGCCAGTAACATGCCGGTTATATTAACCAGTGCATTACTCTTAAATGTGCAGCTATTTGCTGCTGTATTCCAGAAAATAGGATTTCCCATACTGGGAAATGTTTCCAATGGACAGGCCGTAAGTGGAATAGCATACTACCTAACCACACCCAGCTTATCCACGGTATTCACCAATCCCCTGGGGGTGTTGTTCTACGCCGTGGTATTCATAGGATCCTGTATCCTCTTTGCCTGGCTATGGGTGGAACTTTCCGGGATCGGACCGAAGCAGGTGGCCAAACAGTTACATGGAATGGGAATGCAAATACCTGGATTCAGGAGCAGCCGCACCCAGTTTGAGAGAATACTCAAAAAATACATCCCCACCATCACCATACTAGGAGGAGCTTTCGTGGGTCTTTTAGCCTTCGGAGCGGACCTTACCGGTGCACTGGGAGGAGGTACTGGTGTTCTCTTAACTGTGGGTATTGTGTACAAACTCTATGAGGAAATTGCCCAGGAGCAGCTCATGGACATGCACCCAATGCTCAGGAAATTCTTAGGTGATTAA